One part of the Enterococcus sp. DIV1094 genome encodes these proteins:
- a CDS encoding WecB/TagA/CpsF family glycosyltransferase, producing MNRVKLLSAEVDSYTFDETIEQMVRIIEQRKITQHVVVNANKINLLYKEPKLKKIVNSCELINADGQSVVWADRLFNRAIPERVTGIDLFEKMIEVAAKKNYRVYYLGSKSDVVKEVVRRHQEEYPALKVAGYMDGYFDRNKSVEVAEEIAATHPDILFLAIPTPEKEYWLDQYKEILNIPLLIGVGGSFDVVAGKVKRAPRWMQKIGMEWFYRFSQEPRRMFHRYFFGNLTFLGHVIDEKRKSLVRR from the coding sequence TTGAACAGAGTAAAATTATTAAGTGCAGAAGTAGATTCGTATACGTTTGACGAAACAATCGAGCAAATGGTCCGCATCATTGAACAACGAAAAATCACGCAACACGTGGTAGTGAATGCCAATAAAATCAATTTGTTATACAAAGAACCAAAACTAAAAAAAATCGTGAATTCTTGTGAATTGATCAATGCGGATGGGCAGTCCGTTGTCTGGGCAGATCGATTGTTCAATCGAGCGATTCCAGAGCGTGTAACAGGGATTGACCTATTTGAAAAAATGATTGAAGTTGCTGCAAAAAAGAATTATCGTGTGTATTATTTAGGCAGTAAGTCAGATGTTGTAAAAGAAGTGGTCAGGAGGCATCAAGAAGAATATCCTGCTCTCAAAGTAGCAGGTTATATGGATGGGTATTTCGATCGAAATAAATCAGTGGAAGTAGCTGAAGAAATTGCAGCTACTCATCCTGATATTTTATTTTTAGCGATTCCTACCCCTGAAAAAGAGTACTGGTTGGATCAATACAAAGAAATTTTAAATATCCCCCTTTTGATTGGCGTAGGTGGGAGTTTTGATGTAGTTGCTGGAAAAGTGAAGCGTGCACCTAGATGGATGCAAAAAATCGGAATGGAATGGTTCTATCGGTTTTCGCAGGAACCAAGAAGAATGTTCCACCGGTATTTTTTTGGCAATTTGACTTTTTTAGGACATGTCATTGATGAAAAGAGGAAATCCCTTGTTAGAAGATAG